One genomic region from Marmota flaviventris isolate mMarFla1 chromosome 6, mMarFla1.hap1, whole genome shotgun sequence encodes:
- the LOC114099372 gene encoding patr class I histocompatibility antigen, A-2 alpha chain-like yields MRVLAPLMLLLLLLGALALRDTWAGSHSLRYFDTSVSRPGGEPRFISVGYVDDTQFVRFDSDAKSLRMEPRASWMEKMGPEYWERETQTSKCNLQSHQVSLNTLRGYYNQSAGGSHTFQRMYGCDMGTDGRLLRGYLQDAYDGADYIALNEDLSSWTTADAVAEITKRKWEAAGDAESFRAYLEEDCWKYLAGYLEKGKESLLRTDPPKTHVTHHPIPEGDVTLRCWALGFYPKEITLTWHRDGEDQTQDVELVETRPAGDGNFQKWAAIVVPAGEEQRYTCHVHHEGLPEPLTLRWEPPPQPTIPILGIVAGVILLGAAVTGAVVAFVLWKKKNWCTTRHLCSSCL; encoded by the exons ATGAGGGTGCTGGCGCCCCTAatgctgctcctcctgctcttggGGGCCTTGGCCCTGAGGGACACTTGGGCGG GCTCCCACTCCCTGAGGTATTTCGACACCTCCGTGTCCCGGCCGGGCGGAGAGCCCCGCTTCATCTCCGTGGGCTACGTGGACGACACGCAGTTCGTGCGCTTCGACAGCGACGCCAAGAGTCTGAGGATGGAGCCGCGGGCGTCCTGGATGGAGAAGATGGGGCCAGAGTATTGGGAACGGGAGACACAGACCTCCAAGTGCAACTTACAGAGTCACCAAGTGAGCCTCAACACCCTGCGTGGCTACTACAACCAGAGCGCAGGCG GCTCTCACACCTTCCAGAGGATGTATGGCTGCGACATGGGGACAGATGGGCGCCTCCTCCGCGGGTACCTTCAGGACGCCTATGATGGCGCGGATTACATCGCCCTGAATGAAGACCTGAGCTCCTGGACCACCGCAGATGCGGTGGCTGAGATCACCAAGAGGAAGTGGGAGGCAGCTGGTGACGCAGAGAGCTTCAGGGCCTACTTGGAAGAAGATTGCTGGAAGTATCTTGCAGGCTAcctggagaaagggaaggagtcGCTGCTGCGCACAG ACCCCCCGAAGACACATGTGACTCACCACCCTATCCCTGAAGGAGATGTCACTCTGAGATGCTGGGCCCTGGGCTTCTACCCTAAGGAGATCACCCTGACTTGGCATCGGGATGGAGAGGACCAAACCCAAGACGTGGAACTTGTGGAGACCAGGCCTGCAGGGGATGGAAACTTCCAGAAATGGGCCGCTATAGTGGTGCCTGCTGGGGAGGAGCAGAGATACACCTGCCATGTGCATCATGAGGGGCTGCCTGAGCCCCTCACCCTGAGATGGG agccacctcctcagcccaCCATCCCCATCTTGGGAATTGTTGCCGGTGTGATTCTCCTTGGAGCTGCTGTCACTGGAGCTGTGGTCGCTTTTGTCTTGTGGAAGAAGAAAAACTG GTGTACAACCAGACACCTATGCTCCAGCTGCCTGTAA